A single genomic interval of Halalkalibaculum roseum harbors:
- a CDS encoding FG-GAP-like repeat-containing protein, producing MSCSSLDSSDNKLFIYLSQDHTGVTFENNLTYNKELNPYTYRNFYNGGGVGIGDFNKDGLQDVFFTGNQVSNRLYLNEGDFRFRDITDTAGLNSEGVWSTGVSVVDINGDGWLDIYVCKSGSPGGENRHNELFINNGDSTFTEQSEQYGLDVKGLSTDAVFFDYDRDGDLDMYLLSNSFQSVTALSPQPGLRSTPDSDGGDRLFRNEMGSTENRSDGSPIFTDVTESAGIFSSRIGFGLDVLAGDVNGDSWPDLYVSNDFFERDYLYINSGDGTFSERLPELMRSISFSSMGGDLADINHDGYPEIFVTDMLPEPWARAKSKTAFDFWDDYSERFRNGYFYQFVRNTLQLNTGLLPGDGVKFREIGRMSGVEATDWSWTALFADLNLDGSNDIYVTNGIYKDLTDQDYISDHNSMRKLRSVIEDDQPVSILFDEIPSTPISNYAFSGTDSLVFHNKAKDWGLAKEGFSNGAAYADLDNDGDLDLVVNNVNSPASILKNQSEVVQPDQRGMTLQLQGASNNTFAVGAKVRIWIDGKLYYREQQPMRGFQSSVDPRLHFGFGQSETIDSLLVEWPGGGYTFKENIPIETSLVINRSEDEGSETSIDSRALSVKSSLPKPLFQNITASVSLDYSHSENEFVDFRRDRLLYEMHSTEGPASCVADINGDGLDDLYLGGAKGQAGRIFIQSESRVFSNLEQEALISDRDSEDTDCTWFDANGDGALDLYVTSGGSEFPSSSSSLADRLYINENGEFIRNSNLLPQSQYEIAAVVKAEDFDQDGDIDLFTGSRMQPFAYGVAANGNLLVNDGSGNFSNENEQLAPELRELGLLTDAAWMDYDSDGDSDLIIAGEWMPLTIMQNMLNETGQATFEELTQKSGLGESSGLWKSLLIADVNRDGRPDIIAGNQGLNSRFKASRENPLKLWVNDFDQNGSIEQVITQSEQGRDIPLVLLQDLRQQMPRIGSRVPDFETYSEMDMNDLFTQEELKGGSVLAANNLESAVFVNKGNGNFEMQSLPQEAQYTPLYAGLYHERSPENTAYLLTAGNLDAVKPLFGAYQSGYGTVLEFGENNINGLDLAESGFIVGGEVRGIHAVKSLDNLLFLVIRNNNSHIWFKQTD from the coding sequence GTGTCCTGCAGTTCCCTTGATTCATCCGATAACAAACTTTTTATATATCTTTCACAAGATCATACTGGTGTCACATTTGAAAATAATCTCACCTACAATAAAGAGCTGAATCCCTATACCTATCGTAATTTCTATAACGGGGGAGGAGTAGGCATCGGTGATTTTAACAAGGATGGCCTTCAGGATGTCTTCTTTACCGGTAACCAAGTCTCCAATAGACTTTATCTTAACGAAGGGGATTTCAGGTTTAGGGATATCACTGATACCGCCGGACTAAACTCCGAAGGCGTGTGGTCAACAGGTGTAAGCGTAGTAGACATTAATGGTGACGGGTGGCTCGATATCTATGTGTGCAAGTCAGGCAGCCCGGGTGGGGAAAACAGGCACAACGAGCTTTTCATCAATAATGGGGACAGTACATTTACCGAACAATCAGAGCAATATGGTTTAGACGTAAAGGGACTTTCTACCGACGCTGTATTCTTTGATTATGATCGCGACGGTGACCTGGACATGTACTTACTCAGTAACTCCTTTCAATCGGTTACCGCCTTGAGTCCGCAGCCCGGTCTTCGAAGCACTCCTGATTCTGATGGGGGAGATCGCCTGTTCCGAAATGAAATGGGTTCTACAGAGAACCGTTCTGATGGGTCTCCCATATTTACAGATGTTACCGAATCAGCCGGTATCTTTAGCAGCAGAATTGGTTTCGGACTGGATGTACTGGCCGGAGATGTCAATGGCGATTCCTGGCCGGATCTATATGTATCTAATGATTTTTTTGAACGTGATTATCTCTACATCAATAGTGGAGATGGCACCTTCAGTGAACGCTTACCTGAGCTAATGCGATCGATCAGTTTCAGCTCCATGGGTGGGGATTTGGCAGATATCAACCATGATGGGTATCCCGAAATTTTTGTTACGGATATGCTGCCTGAACCTTGGGCACGTGCTAAATCGAAGACTGCATTTGACTTTTGGGATGACTATAGCGAAAGATTCAGAAACGGCTACTTCTACCAGTTTGTACGCAATACCCTTCAGCTCAATACCGGACTTTTACCCGGAGATGGAGTCAAGTTCCGGGAGATAGGAAGGATGTCAGGCGTGGAAGCCACCGACTGGAGCTGGACTGCTCTGTTTGCCGATCTGAACCTGGATGGGTCCAATGATATTTATGTAACCAACGGTATCTATAAGGATTTAACCGATCAGGACTACATCAGCGATCATAACAGTATGAGAAAATTGCGATCTGTGATTGAAGATGATCAGCCGGTCAGTATTCTATTTGATGAAATTCCATCTACCCCCATCTCCAACTATGCATTTTCTGGAACTGACTCCCTTGTGTTTCATAATAAGGCCAAAGATTGGGGCCTAGCAAAAGAGGGTTTCTCCAATGGAGCTGCCTATGCCGATCTGGATAATGATGGGGATCTCGACCTCGTGGTAAATAATGTGAATAGTCCGGCCTCAATTCTAAAAAACCAATCTGAAGTGGTACAACCGGATCAGAGAGGAATGACCCTGCAACTGCAAGGTGCATCAAATAACACTTTTGCAGTGGGAGCAAAAGTCAGAATCTGGATCGACGGAAAACTGTACTACAGGGAACAGCAACCCATGCGCGGGTTTCAATCTTCGGTAGATCCGAGGCTGCATTTTGGATTTGGGCAGTCAGAGACTATAGACTCACTACTCGTGGAATGGCCCGGCGGGGGATATACTTTTAAGGAGAACATACCTATTGAAACATCACTGGTGATAAACAGGTCGGAAGATGAAGGATCTGAGACCTCAATTGATTCAAGAGCATTGAGTGTGAAATCATCACTACCCAAACCACTATTTCAAAATATAACAGCTTCTGTATCTTTGGATTATAGCCATTCGGAAAATGAATTCGTTGATTTCAGGCGGGATCGTTTGTTGTATGAGATGCATTCAACGGAGGGACCGGCAAGCTGTGTGGCCGATATCAATGGCGACGGTCTTGATGACCTCTACCTTGGAGGTGCTAAAGGTCAGGCGGGAAGGATTTTTATTCAAAGTGAAAGCAGAGTATTTAGTAACCTAGAACAGGAAGCACTGATCAGTGACCGGGATTCGGAAGATACAGACTGTACCTGGTTCGATGCGAACGGTGACGGTGCCCTAGACTTATATGTGACCAGCGGGGGGAGTGAATTCCCTTCCAGTTCATCTTCGCTGGCTGACCGTCTTTATATCAATGAGAATGGTGAATTTATACGCAATAGCAATCTATTGCCGCAAAGCCAGTATGAAATAGCTGCGGTGGTAAAAGCAGAAGATTTTGATCAGGATGGAGACATCGACCTGTTTACGGGTTCACGAATGCAGCCGTTTGCTTACGGAGTTGCGGCAAACGGTAACCTGCTGGTAAATGACGGCAGCGGTAATTTCAGTAACGAAAATGAACAACTTGCTCCGGAGCTCCGGGAATTAGGATTGCTGACAGATGCCGCCTGGATGGATTACGATAGTGATGGAGATTCAGATCTGATCATAGCCGGTGAGTGGATGCCGCTGACGATCATGCAAAACATGTTAAACGAGACCGGTCAGGCCACTTTTGAAGAACTGACTCAAAAATCAGGCTTAGGCGAATCATCCGGCCTATGGAAATCCCTACTCATAGCTGATGTTAATAGAGACGGGCGTCCGGATATCATTGCCGGAAACCAGGGTCTTAATTCACGTTTCAAAGCCTCCAGGGAAAATCCGCTGAAACTCTGGGTTAATGACTTCGACCAGAACGGAAGCATCGAACAGGTTATAACCCAATCAGAGCAGGGAAGAGATATTCCGCTGGTCCTGTTGCAGGATCTCAGGCAACAGATGCCGAGAATCGGCAGCCGGGTACCTGATTTTGAAACCTATTCCGAGATGGATATGAACGATCTGTTTACCCAGGAAGAGTTGAAAGGCGGTAGTGTGCTTGCCGCTAATAACCTGGAGAGTGCTGTATTTGTGAACAAGGGCAACGGTAATTTTGAAATGCAATCGCTTCCGCAGGAAGCTCAGTATACGCCACTCTATGCCGGCTTGTATCATGAACGTTCTCCGGAGAATACTGCTTATCTGCTTACAGCGGGAAATCTTGATGCCGTAAAACCCTTGTTCGGTGCATACCAATCGGGTTATGGTACCGTTTTAGAATTCGGTGAGAATAATATTAACGGGTTAGATCTTGCAGAATCAGGATTTATCGTCGGAGGGGAAGTCAGGGGAATTCATGCCGTGAAATCTCTTGATAATCTTTTATTTTTAGTGATTCGTAATAACAACAGCCACATTTGGTTTAAGCAAACAGATTGA
- a CDS encoding RagB/SusD family nutrient uptake outer membrane protein translates to MYRRISKPLKGCLVAAFSLMFVFTSCTDLDETINSEVTSDQFFQTDQEFISALGDAYSPLTIWGQHNTWTSMLHISSDEGIITVKGTDWEDGGIWVRMKRHTYLYDDPEINNAWTALYSGVNNANRLIFQFESLVESGDVSEEDAASFIAELKVLRAFYYYQLLDGWGNVPLITSFADAPENPANNTDFQAGRTEIFNFVEQELLDNVNLVSDDAGSTYGRVNEWVARMILAKLYLNAEVYTGTPRWQDAVDQADLIIDSGNYSLVSNYRDNFVTNNSGSPELMFVVPYDRVFLTGFNLAQMTLHYQSQNTYNLQEQPWNGYAAMEEAYTRYIDPASNPGPQGEVWGTEATSTDDGLNRIQGTQDERLVNMIVGPQFDAQGNRLEDASATAADPNGTPLTFTPEIMNLQPDGLRQGGARVGKFEFAAGATANLSNDYPIFRYADVLLTKAEALWRMDNSDPEALRLVNLIRNRANVDDYSAPLTADKILDERGREMFWEVTRRQDLIRFDGTNGGATRFNDPWTFKEVSDANKNVFPIPRDQCEANENLVQNTGYTPCPGG, encoded by the coding sequence ATGTATAGACGAATATCAAAACCACTAAAAGGTTGCCTTGTCGCTGCATTCAGTCTGATGTTTGTGTTTACATCCTGCACAGATTTGGATGAGACCATAAACAGCGAGGTTACCTCTGATCAGTTCTTTCAAACCGACCAGGAATTTATTTCTGCCCTCGGTGACGCGTACAGTCCCTTGACAATTTGGGGACAGCACAATACCTGGACTTCAATGCTTCACATCTCTTCCGATGAAGGTATTATTACCGTAAAAGGTACTGACTGGGAAGATGGAGGTATCTGGGTGCGTATGAAAAGGCATACGTATCTTTATGATGATCCGGAAATTAATAATGCATGGACAGCGCTCTACAGTGGTGTCAACAATGCGAACCGGCTTATCTTTCAATTTGAATCACTGGTTGAATCCGGTGACGTAAGTGAGGAAGATGCGGCATCATTTATTGCGGAGCTTAAAGTATTGCGTGCATTCTATTATTACCAGCTGCTTGACGGTTGGGGTAATGTACCGCTGATTACCAGCTTTGCCGATGCTCCTGAAAATCCGGCTAATAACACAGATTTTCAGGCTGGTCGTACGGAAATCTTCAACTTTGTCGAGCAGGAACTGCTGGATAACGTTAACTTGGTTAGTGATGACGCAGGATCTACTTACGGTCGTGTCAATGAATGGGTAGCCCGCATGATTCTGGCCAAACTCTACTTAAATGCTGAAGTTTATACAGGTACACCCCGATGGCAGGACGCTGTAGATCAGGCTGACCTGATTATCGATTCCGGTAATTATAGCTTGGTGTCAAACTACCGCGACAACTTTGTGACCAACAACTCCGGTTCCCCGGAGCTGATGTTCGTGGTACCTTACGACAGGGTATTCCTTACCGGGTTTAACCTGGCACAGATGACCTTGCACTACCAGAGTCAGAACACCTATAACCTGCAGGAGCAACCCTGGAACGGGTACGCTGCCATGGAAGAGGCCTACACACGATACATTGATCCTGCAAGTAATCCCGGCCCACAAGGTGAAGTATGGGGCACGGAAGCGACTTCTACCGATGATGGTTTGAATCGCATTCAGGGTACACAGGATGAGCGATTGGTCAATATGATTGTAGGCCCACAGTTTGATGCACAAGGTAACCGCTTGGAAGACGCGAGTGCTACAGCAGCCGATCCAAATGGTACGCCACTGACCTTTACCCCTGAAATCATGAACCTGCAACCTGACGGTCTTCGTCAGGGGGGAGCACGTGTAGGTAAGTTTGAATTTGCTGCGGGTGCTACTGCCAACCTGAGCAACGATTATCCGATTTTCCGTTATGCCGATGTGCTGCTTACCAAAGCAGAAGCGCTATGGCGGATGGATAACAGTGATCCTGAAGCATTGCGTCTGGTAAACTTGATTCGGAATCGTGCCAATGTAGATGATTACTCAGCACCCCTCACAGCAGATAAAATACTTGATGAGCGTGGTCGCGAAATGTTCTGGGAGGTTACCCGACGTCAGGATCTGATTCGTTTCGATGGGACGAATGGAGGAGCTACTCGCTTCAATGATCCCTGGACCTTCAAAGAGGTATCTGATGCAAATAAGAATGTATTTCCAATACCTAGAGATCAGTGCGAGGCTAATGAAAATTTAGTCCAAAACACAGGTTACACACCTTGTCCCGGAGGATAA
- a CDS encoding SusC/RagA family TonB-linked outer membrane protein, with amino-acid sequence MIVQVGLAALLIFAVGNVTATAQNVEVSGTVTDAEDGSSLPGVNIILQGTSTGTSTNADGFYSLRVPSLQDTLVVSFVGYITQQVPINGRSTVDISLSPDVQQLEDVVVVGYGTQEKRQITGSVSSVQSEDFVSGNINNASELIQGKVPGLTISSAGGDPNSSPTIRLRGVTTFSANQEPLVVVDGTIGGNLNNLDPNDIASIDVLKDASASAIYGTRGAAGVIVVTTKKGKYNAGDPGEAFSISYNGYFTAETIENKLDVLSAAEFRELSQVSGQSINDLGGSSDYFDEVSQLGTNNVHNLALSGGNQYTQYRISGNFRDRRGIQKGTGFEQINGRLNLTQSALDDKLDITFNLGVTNRESDFGFGEVFRYAATMNPTAPVTSDGFDNTGGYTEIGAFDIFNPVAIQNTASNTGEENILNASVNATYDFDDLVPGLSGSAFYSLETNNNTNNQFYSQENKWRGGATQSSLGTGEAQRYANSIKAQLFEATANYVTSIDELNLESVAGYSYSDFEQEGTSAIGGDFITDAIGTFNLGFAQDFNQGEGTVGSYRNTNKIIGFFGRVNLNWDNAYFLNASIRREGSTRFGENEKWGNFWALGGGLDVTSLIDVPEFSQLKVRGSYGVTGQDAPFNGISKLRFAPQGNFFVNGDFVQSFGPVSNANPDLKWEENREWNVGIDFEALDARLSGTFEYYQKTTQDLLFEVQVPVPPNLFPTTWQNIGELQNKGFEAQLDYAVLQDQNVRWNTGITFSTFNTKLTEYTTGDEIFVSNAGSPGLNSTPLVRIKEGEEIGQIWGPRFAEIGPNGEWLFFDADGNKVTNDQITREDETVLGNGLPDFSMSWTNQVNYKNFDASVFVRGVFGHDMANMYRLFYEPPSSIGTWNVIQSAFDVTELTSAPVFSSYFVEDASFIRLQNATIGYTVPLPNTDQIRNLRLYVSGNNLFTITGYDGIDPDVNYIDPGPSDNGGVPGGGGGALAPGIERRNNWFTTRSFTFGVQLDF; translated from the coding sequence ATGATAGTTCAAGTTGGTCTTGCAGCTTTATTAATTTTTGCCGTCGGAAACGTAACAGCTACAGCTCAGAATGTTGAAGTGTCAGGAACGGTAACTGACGCAGAGGACGGATCATCTTTACCGGGTGTTAATATAATTTTGCAAGGTACCAGTACAGGTACTTCAACTAACGCCGATGGATTTTATTCTTTACGAGTACCATCACTGCAAGATACCCTGGTAGTATCATTTGTTGGTTATATCACACAACAGGTGCCCATCAATGGAAGAAGCACGGTAGATATTAGTTTATCACCGGATGTACAGCAGCTTGAAGACGTTGTTGTAGTAGGTTACGGTACTCAGGAAAAGAGACAAATTACCGGATCTGTATCCAGTGTTCAATCTGAAGATTTTGTTTCCGGAAATATTAATAATGCCTCTGAATTGATTCAGGGTAAAGTTCCTGGACTTACAATTTCATCAGCCGGTGGTGACCCGAATAGCAGTCCTACTATAAGATTACGTGGAGTTACTACCTTTAGTGCTAACCAGGAACCACTGGTAGTAGTAGACGGTACTATTGGAGGTAATCTGAATAATCTGGATCCTAACGATATTGCTTCAATTGATGTCCTCAAGGATGCATCTGCTTCCGCTATTTACGGAACACGTGGTGCTGCAGGTGTTATTGTTGTTACAACCAAGAAAGGTAAATACAATGCAGGAGACCCCGGTGAAGCGTTCAGTATCAGCTACAACGGATATTTTACTGCTGAGACCATTGAAAACAAGTTGGATGTTCTTTCAGCTGCTGAATTCAGGGAGCTTAGTCAAGTTAGCGGCCAGTCAATTAATGACCTGGGTGGCAGTTCTGACTATTTTGATGAAGTTTCTCAACTCGGTACCAATAATGTTCATAACCTGGCACTCTCAGGCGGAAATCAGTATACCCAATACCGTATTTCCGGTAACTTCCGTGATCGTAGAGGGATACAGAAAGGAACCGGCTTTGAGCAAATCAACGGTCGTTTGAATCTTACCCAAAGTGCATTAGATGACAAATTAGATATTACCTTTAACTTGGGTGTAACCAATAGGGAATCTGATTTTGGATTCGGTGAGGTTTTCCGATATGCCGCAACCATGAATCCAACTGCCCCGGTAACCAGTGATGGGTTTGATAATACCGGTGGGTACACCGAAATTGGTGCATTTGATATCTTTAACCCGGTGGCTATTCAGAATACTGCAAGCAACACCGGAGAGGAGAACATATTAAATGCTTCTGTAAACGCTACCTACGATTTTGATGACTTGGTACCCGGCCTGAGCGGTTCTGCTTTCTATTCTCTGGAAACCAATAACAATACCAATAACCAGTTCTACTCACAGGAGAACAAGTGGAGAGGAGGCGCAACGCAATCTTCTCTGGGTACCGGAGAAGCACAGCGTTATGCCAACAGCATTAAAGCACAACTGTTTGAAGCTACTGCCAACTATGTAACGAGTATTGATGAACTCAATCTTGAATCAGTAGCCGGTTATTCATACAGCGATTTTGAACAGGAAGGAACATCCGCGATCGGCGGTGATTTCATTACCGATGCCATAGGAACTTTTAACCTTGGTTTTGCGCAGGATTTCAACCAGGGTGAAGGAACCGTTGGAAGTTATAGGAATACCAACAAGATTATCGGTTTCTTTGGACGTGTTAATCTTAATTGGGATAACGCCTATTTCCTAAACGCCAGTATACGACGAGAAGGATCAACGCGTTTTGGCGAAAATGAGAAATGGGGTAATTTCTGGGCTTTAGGTGGCGGTTTGGATGTAACCAGTCTCATAGACGTACCTGAATTCAGCCAATTAAAAGTTCGAGGTAGTTACGGTGTAACCGGTCAGGATGCTCCGTTCAATGGAATTTCCAAGCTTCGTTTCGCACCTCAGGGTAACTTCTTCGTGAATGGTGACTTCGTACAGAGCTTCGGCCCTGTAAGTAATGCCAATCCTGACTTAAAGTGGGAAGAGAACCGTGAGTGGAATGTAGGTATTGATTTTGAGGCGCTGGATGCACGTTTATCCGGTACTTTTGAATATTACCAGAAAACCACTCAAGATCTGCTCTTTGAAGTACAGGTGCCTGTTCCGCCAAACTTGTTCCCTACTACCTGGCAGAACATTGGAGAGCTTCAAAACAAAGGATTTGAAGCACAACTTGATTACGCGGTACTTCAAGATCAAAATGTGAGATGGAATACTGGAATCACGTTCTCCACATTTAACACCAAGCTTACAGAGTATACTACTGGTGACGAAATATTCGTTTCCAATGCCGGTTCTCCCGGATTGAACAGTACACCACTGGTTCGAATCAAGGAGGGTGAAGAGATAGGACAAATCTGGGGTCCCAGATTTGCTGAGATCGGTCCAAACGGCGAATGGTTATTCTTTGACGCTGACGGTAATAAGGTAACCAATGACCAAATTACCAGAGAAGATGAAACGGTACTCGGAAACGGGCTGCCTGACTTCTCCATGAGCTGGACCAACCAGGTGAACTACAAAAACTTTGATGCAAGTGTATTTGTACGCGGAGTCTTCGGTCACGATATGGCTAATATGTATCGACTGTTTTATGAACCCCCATCTTCCATAGGTACATGGAACGTAATACAGTCTGCATTTGATGTAACAGAGCTGACTTCAGCTCCTGTATTCTCCAGTTATTTTGTAGAGGATGCCAGCTTCATTCGACTGCAGAATGCAACGATAGGTTATACCGTACCGTTGCCGAACACCGACCAGATACGAAACCTGAGATTGTATGTATCAGGAAATAACCTGTTTACCATAACCGGTTATGACGGTATCGATCCCGATGTCAATTACATCGATCCCGGCCCCTCTGACAACGGTGGCGTACCTGGAGGCGGAGGCGGTGCTTTAGCTCCGGGAATTGAACGTCGTAATAACTGGTTTACCACACGGTCGTTTACCTTCGGTGTGCAACTGGACTTCTAA
- a CDS encoding RnfABCDGE type electron transport complex subunit D, with amino-acid sequence MQQQSEKELKQQEGFLSKWDLDGLEYKKKYTPSLLITAILFGAHFSFGILESFGMLMTAIGASFITEAVLHRLVVGKWRNMSSAYISGISVGILVRSPFLWPYALCAMISIASKYVLRFRDQHLWNPSNFGIVAILVLAPGSVAGLSVQWGNNIWAMLVIWIIGSVSIYKLRRFHICGTYVASFFLFALLRSWMTGDPFFAEISPITGPMYQLFVFFMITDPKTTVKSKKWQYVFAFSVAFAEFFFRLGEAVYAPFYALFVVGPIFLLVEMWWEGRKQESLNKQEAALAG; translated from the coding sequence ATGCAACAGCAATCCGAAAAAGAGTTGAAGCAACAGGAAGGTTTTTTGTCAAAGTGGGATCTGGACGGCCTTGAGTATAAAAAAAAGTATACGCCATCCCTGTTGATTACAGCCATTTTGTTCGGTGCCCATTTTTCTTTCGGAATACTGGAAAGTTTCGGCATGCTGATGACAGCCATCGGTGCCAGTTTTATTACTGAGGCTGTTTTGCACAGGCTTGTGGTCGGCAAGTGGCGTAATATGTCGAGCGCCTACATTTCAGGTATTAGTGTTGGTATACTGGTTCGCTCTCCTTTTCTATGGCCTTATGCGCTTTGTGCTATGATCTCTATAGCCTCCAAATATGTTTTACGTTTCAGAGACCAGCACCTGTGGAATCCATCAAATTTCGGTATTGTAGCCATTCTGGTACTGGCTCCGGGAAGTGTGGCCGGACTCAGCGTGCAGTGGGGAAATAATATATGGGCCATGCTTGTAATCTGGATAATAGGCTCAGTTTCTATCTATAAATTGCGACGATTCCATATCTGTGGTACCTACGTCGCTTCATTCTTTCTATTTGCCCTACTACGAAGTTGGATGACCGGAGATCCATTTTTTGCCGAGATTTCCCCTATCACCGGTCCGATGTATCAGCTGTTTGTTTTCTTCATGATCACAGACCCTAAAACAACAGTTAAAAGCAAGAAATGGCAGTATGTATTTGCTTTTAGTGTTGCCTTCGCAGAATTTTTCTTCAGACTCGGAGAAGCCGTGTATGCACCATTCTATGCTCTGTTTGTGGTAGGTCCCATTTTCTTACTTGTAGAAATGTGGTGGGAGGGACGAAAACAGGAATCCCTCAACAAGCAAGAAGCTGCTCTGGCGGGCTAA
- a CDS encoding CRTAC1 family protein, producing MNSKTIGKIALAIFFIALLATPYIIDRMGNADAEVSANKEEALQRHGFYLEEVSEQAGVDFTHEAPQLDSKIEHIMPQVASVGASVSVVDFNNDGHQDFYLTNSRTGSTNALYKNNGDGTFTDVAEEMGVASLNNERTGASMGSIWGDYDNDGFEDLFVYKWGKSALFHNDRGEGFTEVSEKIDLPEWANTNSAIWFDYDRDGNLDLFLAGYFNESIDLWNLETTRIMPESFEYANNGGRKYLFHNRGDGTFEEVSKEMGIETNRWALSASSADLNSDGYPDLVIANDYGVDELYMNDQGNGFYEAGQDAGMGFAPKSGMNVSFGDILNQGKFVVYITNISEPGVLIQGNNMWVPDLGVTGKPAFKNLAGNLGVEVGGWSYGAQFGDLNNDGFLDLYVANGYVSAEQGTDYWYDFSKVAGGNRAIIADAENWPAMEGRSLSGYQENKIWLNDGAGKFQEVAGVVGGSLKLDSRAVAFADFWNNGTLDIIVASQNGPVKLYKNVTRSGKNWIAFHLEGSKSNRSAIGAEAEIFWNGKNQLQVISGGSGFSAQNQRELFFGLGDAASVDSVKVRWPSGQTQLLQEPETNMTHTIKEGEFLAESENL from the coding sequence ATGAACTCCAAGACTATTGGGAAAATAGCTTTAGCAATATTCTTCATTGCATTGCTTGCAACGCCTTATATTATCGACCGCATGGGGAATGCAGATGCTGAGGTATCCGCCAACAAGGAAGAAGCCCTGCAGAGACACGGTTTTTACCTCGAAGAAGTATCGGAGCAAGCGGGTGTGGATTTCACACACGAGGCTCCGCAGCTGGATAGCAAGATTGAGCATATCATGCCCCAAGTGGCTTCCGTCGGTGCTTCAGTCAGCGTAGTAGACTTTAATAATGACGGTCATCAGGATTTTTACCTCACCAACAGCCGGACCGGCAGTACCAATGCACTATATAAGAATAATGGCGACGGCACTTTTACTGATGTTGCTGAAGAGATGGGTGTGGCATCACTGAACAACGAGCGAACAGGTGCTTCCATGGGCTCGATATGGGGTGATTACGATAATGACGGATTTGAAGATCTGTTTGTATACAAGTGGGGCAAATCAGCGCTGTTTCACAACGATAGAGGAGAGGGTTTCACTGAAGTTTCTGAAAAAATAGATCTGCCCGAATGGGCCAATACCAACTCCGCAATTTGGTTTGACTATGACCGGGATGGCAATCTCGATCTGTTTCTTGCCGGTTATTTTAATGAAAGCATTGACTTGTGGAATCTGGAAACAACCAGAATTATGCCCGAAAGTTTTGAGTATGCCAATAACGGGGGGCGAAAATACCTATTCCATAACCGAGGTGATGGGACTTTCGAAGAGGTCAGTAAAGAGATGGGTATTGAAACCAACCGTTGGGCGCTTTCAGCTTCTTCCGCTGATCTGAACAGTGATGGCTATCCCGACCTGGTGATTGCTAACGACTACGGTGTGGACGAGCTCTATATGAATGACCAGGGTAATGGTTTTTATGAAGCCGGTCAGGATGCAGGTATGGGATTCGCCCCTAAAAGCGGAATGAATGTCTCATTCGGTGACATATTAAATCAGGGTAAATTTGTAGTATATATCACCAATATTTCTGAACCGGGTGTGCTCATACAGGGTAATAATATGTGGGTACCCGATCTTGGGGTAACCGGAAAGCCTGCATTCAAGAACCTGGCCGGTAACCTTGGAGTTGAAGTCGGAGGTTGGAGCTACGGTGCCCAGTTCGGAGACTTGAATAACGACGGCTTCCTGGATCTATATGTGGCAAACGGTTATGTATCGGCTGAGCAAGGTACGGATTACTGGTACGATTTCTCCAAAGTAGCCGGAGGTAACCGGGCCATCATTGCAGATGCTGAAAACTGGCCTGCCATGGAAGGCAGAAGTCTTTCGGGTTACCAGGAGAATAAAATCTGGCTGAATGACGGAGCCGGCAAATTCCAGGAGGTGGCCGGAGTAGTAGGAGGTTCACTTAAACTGGACAGCCGTGCGGTTGCATTTGCCGACTTCTGGAATAACGGTACGCTTGATATTATAGTGGCAAGCCAAAATGGTCCGGTTAAACTGTATAAGAATGTGACTAGAAGCGGCAAGAATTGGATTGCTTTCCACCTTGAGGGAAGTAAAAGCAACAGAAGTGCCATCGGCGCCGAAGCCGAGATCTTCTGGAATGGAAAGAATCAGCTTCAGGTTATTTCCGGGGGCAGCGGTTTTAGTGCCCAAAATCAGCGTGAGCTATTTTTTGGGCTTGGAGATGCCGCATCGGTTGATAGTGTCAAGGTCAGGTGGCCATCCGGGCAAACCCAATTGCTGCAAGAGCCGGAAACCAATATGACTCATACCATAAAAGAAGGCGAATTTTTGGCTGAAAGTGAGAATCTGTAA